A single region of the Vagococcus teuberi genome encodes:
- a CDS encoding sulfite exporter TauE/SafE family protein, producing MVGWIYFFIIIFANSIGAVSGMGGGVIIKPLFDTLGFHDVLSISFYSTVAVLSMSIVSTIRQAQNGVKINWSFALWLSFGSVLGGIFGSLGLDKLVGIMPSEKIVSLVQIVLIVATLLFSYAYSKKHWRGYQLNSTISILGCGLFLGAIASFLGIGGGPLNVALLMMLFQVPIKDATVYSIITILFSQLSKVITISVSTGFSQFDLSLLMYIIPAGIIGGFLGAYLSKIVSSEKVTTIYQFVIIGVLLVNFYNAYKLFL from the coding sequence ATGGTTGGTTGGATTTATTTTTTCATTATTATTTTTGCAAATAGTATAGGTGCCGTATCAGGTATGGGTGGAGGAGTGATCATCAAACCATTATTTGATACATTAGGATTTCATGACGTATTAAGTATTTCATTTTACTCAACTGTAGCTGTTTTAAGTATGTCGATCGTCTCAACAATTAGGCAAGCACAAAATGGGGTTAAAATAAATTGGTCATTTGCATTGTGGCTATCTTTTGGTTCTGTCTTAGGTGGTATATTTGGCAGTCTTGGATTGGACAAATTAGTTGGCATCATGCCTTCTGAAAAGATCGTCTCATTGGTTCAAATCGTCTTGATTGTTGCAACGTTACTCTTTTCATATGCATACAGTAAAAAGCACTGGAGAGGGTACCAGTTAAACAGTACGATTTCTATTCTAGGATGTGGGTTATTTTTAGGAGCGATTGCTAGTTTTCTAGGAATAGGGGGAGGACCTTTAAATGTGGCTCTATTGATGATGCTGTTTCAAGTACCCATTAAAGATGCCACAGTATATTCTATTATTACGATTCTTTTTTCACAATTATCAAAGGTTATCACGATTTCAGTAAGTACCGGATTTTCTCAATTCGATTTAAGTTTACTTATGTATATCATTCCAGCTGGTATTATTGGTGGTTTTTTAGGAGCTTATTTAAGTAAAATAGTATCATCAGAAAAAGTGACGACAATTTATCAATTTGTGATAATTGGTGTCCTTCTTGTCAATTTTTATAATGCGTACAAATTGTTCTTATAA
- a CDS encoding 50S ribosomal protein L25/general stress protein Ctc — MSVVLKVEERATRPRSIRRKLREEGRVPAAVNGNGIQNLSISVNARQLEKDIRENGMNAVYVLDLDGKKISTLLHTYELDTFTKSWVHVEFLAVDMSQETEVEAELVLVGTPKGVKAGGVLEQNLYTVVVSATPDKLPERVEVDITNLEIGDSLVIADIPKHEEFSIVTDAEEQICSVSEMSAAVEEDAETAEAAEPELVNAKTEED; from the coding sequence ATGTCAGTAGTGTTAAAAGTAGAAGAAAGAGCGACTAGACCAAGATCTATCCGCAGAAAATTAAGAGAAGAAGGTCGTGTACCAGCTGCTGTAAACGGCAATGGTATCCAAAACTTATCTATCTCTGTAAATGCTCGTCAATTGGAAAAAGATATCCGAGAAAACGGTATGAACGCGGTATACGTACTAGATTTAGACGGTAAAAAAATTAGTACATTATTACATACTTATGAATTAGATACATTTACTAAATCTTGGGTTCATGTTGAATTCTTAGCTGTAGACATGTCTCAAGAAACTGAAGTTGAAGCAGAATTGGTACTTGTTGGCACTCCTAAGGGGGTTAAAGCTGGTGGTGTTCTTGAACAAAACTTATACACTGTAGTTGTTTCTGCAACTCCTGATAAATTACCAGAACGTGTTGAAGTTGATATTACTAACTTAGAAATTGGTGATTCTTTAGTAATTGCTGATATTCCAAAACACGAAGAATTCTCTATCGTAACAGATGCTGAAGAACAAATCTGTTCTGTATCTGAAATGTCAGCTGCTGTTGAAGAAGATGCTGAAACAGCTGAAGCTGCTGAACCAGAATTAGTTAACGCTAAAACTGAAGAAGACTAA
- the lexA gene encoding transcriptional repressor LexA yields MSTKRSSRQLDVLKYIHEQVEEKGYPPTVREIGTAVNLSSTSTVHGHLSRLEKKGLISRDPTKPRAIELTSEGLKMIGINSPFIPMLGVVTAGEPILAVEEASDFFPLPPDLKYEENSLFMLTIRGDSMINAGIFDGDHVIVRKQSSAINGEIVIAMTDENEATCKRFFKEKNHIRLQPENDIMEPIILSNVSILGKVVGLYRNHI; encoded by the coding sequence ATGTCAACTAAACGTTCCTCTAGACAATTAGACGTTTTAAAATACATACACGAACAAGTTGAAGAAAAAGGGTATCCTCCAACTGTTAGAGAAATCGGAACAGCTGTCAACCTTTCATCAACGTCAACCGTTCATGGACATCTTTCTCGTTTAGAAAAAAAAGGCTTAATTAGTCGTGACCCTACTAAACCAAGAGCTATTGAATTAACAAGCGAAGGATTAAAAATGATTGGTATCAACTCACCTTTCATTCCAATGTTAGGTGTAGTAACTGCTGGTGAACCAATTTTAGCTGTTGAAGAAGCATCAGACTTTTTCCCACTACCACCTGACTTAAAATATGAAGAAAACAGTTTATTCATGCTTACGATTCGTGGTGATAGTATGATAAACGCTGGCATATTCGATGGTGATCATGTTATTGTCAGAAAACAATCGTCAGCTATTAACGGTGAAATCGTCATTGCCATGACAGATGAAAACGAAGCAACATGTAAGAGGTTTTTTAAAGAAAAAAATCATATTCGTTTGCAACCAGAAAATGACATAATGGAACCTATCATATTAAGCAATGTCTCAATTTTAGGCAAAGTTGTCGGCCTTTATAGAAACCATATTTAA
- a CDS encoding oleate hydratase has product MYTSNGNYEAFARPKKPERTDKISAVYLVGSGLASLSAAAFLIRDAQLPGNKITILEELPLPGGSLDGIDKDHYGFVIRGGREMENHFECLWDLYRSIPSLEVENASVLDEFYWLNKEDPNSSECRLIHSQGIQSDTDGKFTLTEKGLKEIISLCLTKEDDLQDKRIDEVFSQEFFDSNFWKYWCTMFAFENWHSAMEMRRYLMRFVHHIDGLADFSALKFTKYNQYESLVMPLVDYLTEQGVTVQYNTKVDNIIVNCSNNQKIAEKLELIVDGKEQTIELKEDDLVFVTNGSITESSTYGTQTTPAPIPSTEDLGGSWNLWKKLAEQCDEFGHPEKFCENLPSESWVISATITTLDKKIAPYLENISKRDPYSGRVVTGGIVYSEDSNWRQSYTINRQPHFKKQPKDELVIWFYALCSNKDGNYVKKPITSCTGEEIAKEWLYHIGVPVDKIDDLAKNSVNVIPTYMPFITSYFMPRANGDRPLVVPNGSKNLAFIGNFAETKRDTVFTTEYSVRTAMEAVYELMDVDRGVPEVFASAFDIRTLLRATYYLTDKKTLPEIKVPWLMSKVEKHELKKIQGTFVEELLKDNHLL; this is encoded by the coding sequence ATGTATACAAGTAATGGAAATTATGAAGCATTTGCTCGACCAAAGAAACCAGAAAGAACAGATAAAATTTCAGCTGTCTATTTAGTAGGATCAGGATTAGCTTCATTATCTGCAGCAGCTTTTTTAATCAGAGATGCTCAATTACCGGGTAACAAAATTACGATTTTAGAAGAATTACCACTTCCAGGTGGGTCTCTTGATGGGATTGATAAAGATCATTATGGTTTTGTTATACGTGGTGGACGTGAGATGGAAAATCACTTTGAATGCTTATGGGATTTATATCGTTCAATTCCATCATTAGAGGTAGAAAATGCCTCAGTATTAGATGAATTTTATTGGTTAAATAAAGAAGACCCAAACTCATCAGAATGTCGCTTGATTCATAGCCAAGGTATTCAATCAGATACTGATGGAAAATTTACATTGACTGAAAAAGGATTAAAAGAAATTATCTCATTGTGTTTAACTAAAGAGGATGACTTACAAGATAAGAGGATTGATGAAGTCTTTTCACAAGAATTTTTTGACTCTAATTTTTGGAAATATTGGTGTACAATGTTTGCCTTTGAAAACTGGCACTCAGCAATGGAAATGCGTCGCTACTTAATGCGTTTTGTTCATCATATTGATGGATTAGCAGATTTTAGTGCATTGAAATTCACAAAATACAATCAGTATGAATCTCTGGTGATGCCATTAGTTGACTATTTAACTGAGCAAGGTGTGACAGTCCAATACAATACAAAAGTTGATAATATCATCGTGAATTGTTCTAACAATCAAAAAATAGCTGAAAAATTAGAATTAATAGTAGACGGTAAAGAACAAACAATCGAGTTAAAAGAAGACGATTTAGTGTTTGTAACAAATGGTTCAATCACTGAAAGTTCAACTTATGGTACACAAACAACACCAGCGCCAATTCCAAGTACAGAAGATCTTGGTGGTAGTTGGAATCTATGGAAAAAATTAGCTGAACAATGTGATGAATTTGGTCACCCAGAAAAATTCTGTGAAAACTTACCAAGTGAAAGCTGGGTTATATCAGCTACAATTACAACATTAGATAAAAAAATAGCACCATATCTTGAAAATATCAGTAAAAGAGATCCTTATTCTGGTCGTGTTGTGACAGGTGGGATTGTCTATTCTGAAGATTCAAATTGGCGTCAAAGTTACACTATTAATCGTCAACCGCACTTTAAAAAACAACCTAAAGATGAATTAGTTATCTGGTTTTACGCATTGTGTTCAAACAAAGATGGAAATTATGTGAAGAAACCAATTACCTCATGTACTGGTGAAGAAATAGCGAAAGAATGGTTGTATCATATTGGGGTACCCGTTGATAAGATTGATGATTTAGCTAAAAATTCTGTTAATGTTATCCCAACTTATATGCCATTTATTACGTCTTACTTTATGCCAAGAGCAAATGGTGATAGACCATTAGTTGTCCCAAATGGTTCTAAAAATCTAGCATTCATTGGAAATTTTGCTGAAACGAAACGAGACACAGTGTTTACAACAGAGTATTCTGTTAGAACAGCGATGGAAGCTGTGTATGAATTAATGGACGTTGATAGAGGCGTACCTGAAGTATTCGCATCAGCATTTGATATTCGAACATTACTTCGTGCAACTTATTATTTAACAGATAAGAAAACTCTCCCTGAAATAAAAGTACCTTGGTTAATGAGTAAGGTTGAAAAACATGAACTGAAAAAAATTCAAGGCACATTTGTTGAAGAGTTATTAAAAGATAATCATTTATTATAA
- a CDS encoding M42 family metallopeptidase, translating into MIRLSKETIELTRELTNIPSPTGDTSTIIDFIYNEMTSHGYEPTINNKGSLIITVPGKTLDKERFITAHIDTLGAMVRAIKPDGRLKLDLIGGFNFNAIEGEYCTIHTQDNKTYTGTILMHQTSVHVYKDSGTAKRDKQNMEVRIDEKVSSKEDTENLGIQVGDFISFDPRTVVTPSGYIKSRHLDDKVSAAILMNFLINLKETNQTLPYTTHFFFSNNEEIGYGGNSNISPNVVEYVAVDMGAMGDDQQTDEYTVSICVKDASGPYHLGLRNHFVSICKEKSIPYQLDIYPYYGSDASAAMRAGADVKHGLIGAGIESSHAYERTHKESIQSTEHLVSEYLFSSLS; encoded by the coding sequence ATGATACGTTTGTCAAAAGAAACAATTGAACTAACCCGTGAATTAACCAATATACCTTCTCCAACTGGAGATACATCAACCATTATTGATTTTATTTATAATGAAATGACATCTCATGGTTATGAACCAACTATTAATAATAAAGGCAGCCTAATTATCACTGTTCCAGGTAAAACTTTAGATAAAGAAAGATTTATTACGGCTCACATTGATACATTAGGTGCAATGGTTCGTGCCATAAAACCAGATGGTCGATTGAAACTTGATTTAATTGGTGGATTTAACTTTAATGCCATTGAGGGTGAATATTGTACGATTCACACGCAAGACAATAAAACTTACACCGGAACCATCTTAATGCATCAAACGAGTGTCCACGTTTATAAAGATTCAGGAACAGCAAAACGCGACAAACAAAACATGGAAGTAAGAATTGATGAAAAAGTTTCTTCTAAAGAAGATACAGAAAATTTAGGTATTCAGGTAGGTGACTTTATTAGTTTCGATCCACGAACAGTGGTCACACCTTCTGGATACATAAAATCTAGACATTTGGACGATAAAGTTAGTGCGGCTATTCTAATGAATTTTTTAATTAATCTAAAAGAAACTAATCAAACGCTGCCATACACAACTCACTTTTTCTTCTCAAACAATGAAGAAATTGGTTATGGTGGTAACTCCAATATTTCTCCAAATGTTGTTGAATATGTCGCTGTTGATATGGGAGCTATGGGTGACGATCAACAAACAGACGAATACACTGTATCCATCTGTGTAAAAGATGCTAGTGGACCTTATCATCTTGGTTTAAGAAATCATTTTGTTTCTATTTGTAAAGAAAAAAGTATTCCTTATCAACTTGATATCTATCCATATTATGGAAGTGATGCCTCTGCAGCTATGAGGGCTGGAGCAGATGTAAAGCATGGATTAATTGGAGCAGGCATTGAATCTAGTCATGCTTATGAAAGAACACATAAGGAATCAATCCAATCTACTGAACACCTAGTATCAGAATACTTATTTAGTTCTTTGTCATAA
- a CDS encoding TrkA C-terminal domain-containing protein, whose translation MVKHKKIILPKYQQVAIEIAERIDTNYYKVGDKIHARSTLANTFSVSPETARKAVNILVDVGIMEVKHGSGVIVASKEKATSFLSQYKDVQNIEEIKQDLLMNIQQQKKELDDLTDLANLLVSQTKKINHANPLLPSELILTDNAKYLEKTIKDLNLWQETSATVVAILHEQQLLISPGPYAKISAGDTLYFIGDEFSKQRLSNFFYPSES comes from the coding sequence ATGGTCAAACATAAAAAAATCATATTACCTAAGTACCAACAAGTAGCGATTGAAATTGCTGAACGAATTGATACCAATTACTATAAAGTTGGAGACAAAATTCATGCCAGATCAACTTTGGCTAATACTTTTAGTGTATCACCCGAAACAGCAAGAAAAGCTGTCAATATTTTAGTTGATGTTGGTATTATGGAAGTGAAGCATGGCAGTGGTGTCATTGTAGCATCAAAAGAAAAAGCAACCTCTTTTTTATCACAATATAAAGATGTCCAAAACATTGAAGAAATCAAACAAGACTTACTAATGAATATTCAACAACAAAAAAAAGAATTGGATGACTTAACTGATTTAGCGAATTTACTTGTTTCACAAACAAAAAAAATTAATCATGCTAATCCTTTACTACCTTCAGAACTGATTTTAACTGACAATGCAAAATACTTAGAGAAAACCATCAAAGACTTAAATCTATGGCAAGAAACATCGGCTACAGTTGTGGCGATTCTACATGAACAACAATTACTCATCTCTCCTGGTCCTTACGCAAAAATCTCTGCAGGTGATACATTATATTTCATTGGAGATGAGTTTTCCAAACAACGCCTGTCAAACTTTTTTTATCCATCAGAATCCTAG
- a CDS encoding HelD family protein, giving the protein MSEKIRQQEEDYLKSTYHQLQKTQKTLGEWLNETKQSGQTMMSKITEDIKLNVDGISDKLDSFSQIEMKNREIDQYNIKIRNGEVTLDKVNRLLENPYFGKIKVDFLDEEEPESFYIGMHGFSDANNDNLIYDWRSPIAELFYNNEIGPSSYDVRGNTIETSIEERRQFVIEKDKLITYFDTMVSIQDDVLLDALAKDDTKKMRDITATIQKEQNVIIRDTSTPYMLVNGVAGSGKTSAIMQRIAYLLYNMQDDITSDDVLILSPNKAFIQYVSDVLPSLGEKNPRNMTLLQFAQSYMRRHIESEENYFKRISKESVSKETEYLRDGQFIHYIKDNVYREFDSSKLFDDITLRDKTIIPKEHIKKLFDETPNNSPHVDRVQGVKQRLLSSWNQRLIQQSRTKKIHDQVTSLTEEQQEKYFGHLIQDDSEKSLTRYAEQLLRKKYKKVTQQINRYRWLNQEILFNELFKGFSGVTYQRQMAPITLDEAIAILTITHYYVERLTMPNMRFVLVDEVQDYTPAQLQFLLLLFPKSDFTMVGDENQAIFNTNTPFKAIEALFTSDGKELTTYQLLTSYRSTGAITKAFNELSLSKNATIVPIRPQGDEPVLIQYNELSDINTIVTDILTELDGEILTIIVKTEDEKELLEHWFDESLNVQVTSINLAKGLEFDNVLLWGASSEHYYDIRDQKILYTAFSRAMNRLYIAYDKNISPLLSYLL; this is encoded by the coding sequence ATGTCTGAAAAAATTCGACAACAAGAAGAAGATTATTTGAAATCAACGTATCATCAGTTGCAGAAAACACAAAAAACACTTGGTGAGTGGTTAAATGAAACAAAGCAATCTGGTCAAACGATGATGAGCAAAATTACAGAAGACATTAAACTAAATGTAGATGGCATATCTGATAAGTTAGATAGTTTTTCGCAAATAGAAATGAAAAATCGTGAAATTGATCAGTATAATATCAAAATTAGAAATGGTGAAGTCACTTTAGATAAAGTTAATCGATTATTAGAAAATCCATATTTTGGAAAAATTAAAGTCGACTTTTTAGATGAAGAAGAGCCAGAGTCTTTTTATATTGGGATGCATGGTTTTTCAGATGCTAATAATGATAACTTGATTTATGATTGGCGCTCTCCAATAGCTGAATTATTCTATAATAATGAAATAGGCCCTTCATCATATGACGTGAGAGGAAATACCATTGAAACATCCATTGAAGAACGACGTCAATTTGTCATTGAAAAAGACAAGCTGATTACTTATTTCGATACGATGGTGTCGATTCAAGACGATGTATTGCTCGATGCTTTAGCAAAAGATGATACTAAAAAAATGCGGGACATCACAGCGACAATTCAAAAAGAGCAAAATGTGATTATTCGTGACACAAGTACGCCTTATATGCTAGTCAATGGAGTCGCAGGTAGTGGGAAAACATCTGCTATCATGCAACGAATCGCGTATTTACTATATAATATGCAAGATGACATTACCTCTGATGATGTGTTGATACTGTCTCCAAACAAAGCATTTATTCAATACGTGTCAGACGTATTGCCATCATTAGGAGAAAAAAATCCACGCAACATGACACTGTTACAATTTGCTCAAAGTTATATGCGTCGACATATTGAGTCAGAAGAAAATTATTTCAAACGAATCTCCAAAGAAAGCGTGTCAAAAGAAACAGAGTATTTAAGAGATGGTCAGTTTATTCATTACATAAAAGATAATGTTTATCGTGAGTTTGATAGCAGTAAATTGTTTGATGATATTACATTACGTGATAAAACGATTATTCCAAAAGAGCATATCAAAAAACTATTTGATGAAACACCAAACAATAGTCCGCATGTTGACCGAGTACAAGGAGTAAAACAACGCTTGTTAAGCAGTTGGAATCAACGCTTAATCCAACAATCTAGAACTAAAAAAATCCATGACCAAGTCACATCTTTAACAGAAGAACAACAAGAAAAATACTTTGGTCATTTAATCCAAGATGATTCTGAAAAAAGTTTAACACGCTATGCTGAACAGCTTTTAAGGAAGAAATATAAAAAAGTAACGCAGCAAATCAATCGTTATCGTTGGCTAAATCAGGAGATTTTATTTAATGAATTATTTAAAGGATTTTCAGGTGTCACGTATCAAAGACAAATGGCTCCTATTACGTTAGATGAGGCCATTGCGATTCTGACAATTACGCACTATTACGTAGAACGACTTACTATGCCAAATATGCGATTTGTCTTAGTGGATGAAGTGCAAGACTACACTCCAGCACAGTTACAATTCTTACTGTTGTTGTTTCCAAAAAGTGATTTTACTATGGTGGGGGATGAGAATCAGGCTATTTTTAATACAAACACACCATTTAAAGCAATTGAAGCATTGTTTACCTCTGATGGTAAAGAATTAACGACCTATCAACTATTGACGAGTTATCGTTCGACAGGGGCTATTACGAAAGCATTTAATGAATTATCTTTATCAAAAAATGCAACAATTGTGCCAATCAGACCACAAGGAGACGAACCTGTGCTGATTCAGTATAACGAGTTATCTGATATCAACACAATCGTAACGGATATTTTAACAGAATTGGACGGCGAAATATTAACCATTATTGTTAAAACAGAGGACGAAAAAGAATTACTTGAACATTGGTTTGACGAGTCATTGAATGTGCAGGTGACAAGTATTAACTTAGCTAAAGGTCTTGAATTTGATAATGTGCTACTCTGGGGTGCGTCAAGTGAGCATTACTATGACATTAGAGATCAAAAAATACTATATACAGCCTTTTCTCGTGCTATGAATCGACTGTATATTGCGTACGATAAAAACATCTCGCCACTTCTATCTTATTTACTTTAA
- a CDS encoding DUF896 family protein — translation MLSEKKLARINELANKSKTTEGLTDVEKKEQQLLREEYLNSFRKGMRNHIEGMKVVDEEGTDVTPEKLKQIQKEKGLHDR, via the coding sequence ATGTTAAGCGAAAAAAAATTAGCAAGAATAAACGAATTAGCAAACAAATCAAAAACAACGGAAGGATTAACTGACGTTGAAAAAAAAGAGCAACAATTACTTCGAGAAGAGTATTTAAATAGTTTTAGAAAAGGTATGAGAAATCATATTGAAGGAATGAAAGTCGTTGATGAAGAAGGAACAGATGTTACGCCTGAAAAATTAAAACAAATTCAAAAAGAAAAAGGGTTACATGATAGATAA
- a CDS encoding hydroxymethylglutaryl-CoA synthase translates to MVGIDKINFYTPNTYIDLEELAKHRGVDPAKFTIGIGQSKMSVPPISQDTVSMAANAAYPLLTENDLNNIDLIVVGTETGVDESKSVASFIHDLLDIHPFAKSVDLKQACFGATAGLMMAVDFVRLHPDKKALVIGSDISRYGLNSSGEVTQGAGSVAMIVSSNPKIIEIEETSVSMTKSIFDFWRPNYSKTAIVDGKFSNEAYISFFSELWVEYSKRTNLSLEDFSAFCFHLPYTKMGKKALLPILEKEAPKNKDLLLENYQYSTNYSRDIGNIYTGSLYLSFMSLIEHASSSLTATDRIGFFSYGSGAVAEIFTGKLVDGFKDSLLSAEHEKLLTNRIDLSIEDYTTMFTKELSIDSDGNHLFNQDKTDNSIFFFKGTENHQRLYGKN, encoded by the coding sequence ATGGTTGGTATAGATAAAATAAATTTTTACACTCCAAATACGTATATCGATTTAGAAGAATTGGCGAAACATCGAGGCGTTGATCCTGCAAAATTTACAATAGGTATTGGTCAATCTAAAATGTCAGTCCCACCTATTAGTCAGGATACTGTCAGTATGGCAGCTAATGCAGCCTACCCTCTACTTACGGAAAATGATTTAAATAACATAGATTTAATTGTCGTAGGTACAGAAACAGGTGTTGATGAGTCTAAGTCTGTTGCCTCATTTATTCATGATTTGTTGGACATCCATCCTTTCGCTAAATCCGTTGACTTGAAACAAGCATGTTTTGGTGCAACTGCTGGACTTATGATGGCTGTTGATTTTGTAAGATTACATCCTGATAAAAAAGCCCTAGTTATTGGGTCTGATATTTCAAGATACGGTCTTAATAGTTCTGGAGAAGTAACACAAGGTGCTGGATCAGTTGCCATGATAGTGAGTTCTAATCCAAAAATTATTGAAATCGAAGAAACTTCTGTATCAATGACAAAAAGTATTTTTGATTTTTGGCGTCCAAACTATTCTAAAACTGCCATTGTAGATGGAAAATTCTCAAATGAAGCGTATATTTCTTTTTTCAGTGAGTTATGGGTAGAATATTCTAAACGGACTAATCTATCACTAGAAGATTTTTCTGCTTTTTGTTTCCATTTACCTTATACCAAAATGGGGAAAAAAGCTTTACTACCAATTTTGGAGAAAGAGGCACCAAAAAACAAAGACTTATTACTAGAAAACTACCAATATAGTACAAACTACTCTCGTGATATCGGAAATATTTACACTGGTTCATTGTATTTAAGTTTTATGTCCTTGATTGAACATGCGTCATCTTCTCTTACCGCAACTGATCGCATTGGTTTCTTTAGTTACGGTAGTGGTGCTGTAGCAGAAATATTTACCGGAAAATTAGTTGATGGTTTTAAAGATTCTTTATTATCAGCTGAACATGAAAAACTATTAACCAATAGAATAGATTTATCTATCGAAGACTATACGACGATGTTTACCAAAGAATTAAGCATCGATTCAGATGGTAATCATTTGTTTAATCAAGATAAAACAGACAATAGCATCTTTTTCTTTAAAGGTACTGAAAATCATCAACGTCTGTACGGTAAAAACTAA
- a CDS encoding hydroxymethylglutaryl-CoA reductase, degradative codes for MTNLFNKFYKKTRDERLSILLSEHYLDDKDYCLFKNNSPLDNDVANSLIENQLTQFPLPLGVALNFLIDGEEKIIPMVVEEPSVIAACSNAAKLARPNGFKTSIETYLKRGQIILTGVTNPNDAKKLILSQVDKIKEVADNAHPSIVKRGGGLKEITCDIFESENGDDTFLTVYLLVDVQKAMGANIINTILEGVTPLIVDLVGGEALMSILSNYNTESLVTSTCSIPFDKLGNQSTSGKNIAQRIEKATQYANLDTYRAVTHNKGIMNGIDSVVIATGNDPRAVSAAAHAYASKNGTYQSMTEWHVQDEYLVGKLTLPMSIGSVGGAISVLPMAQANLNMMSISTSEELARIIVSVGLAQNLAALKALVSDGIQKGHMKLHASSLAIQVGATGDEIEQVTEKLRQSPHMNTQTATDILNQLRQK; via the coding sequence GTGACGAATTTATTTAATAAGTTTTATAAGAAAACACGAGATGAAAGACTCTCTATCTTACTTAGTGAGCATTATCTAGACGACAAAGACTATTGCTTGTTTAAAAACAATTCACCTTTAGATAATGACGTGGCTAATTCTCTGATTGAAAATCAATTAACTCAATTTCCACTTCCTTTAGGTGTTGCACTGAATTTTCTGATTGATGGTGAAGAAAAAATCATTCCAATGGTTGTTGAAGAGCCTTCTGTTATAGCTGCTTGTAGCAATGCTGCTAAATTAGCTAGACCCAATGGTTTTAAAACATCTATCGAAACTTATTTGAAACGCGGGCAAATTATCTTAACAGGCGTAACGAATCCAAATGACGCTAAAAAGCTAATTTTGTCACAGGTTGATAAAATTAAAGAAGTCGCAGATAACGCTCACCCATCAATCGTAAAACGTGGTGGCGGGTTAAAAGAGATTACTTGCGACATTTTTGAATCGGAAAACGGTGATGATACATTTTTAACTGTGTATTTATTAGTAGATGTCCAAAAAGCTATGGGAGCGAATATTATTAATACGATTCTTGAAGGGGTCACCCCACTTATTGTTGATTTAGTCGGTGGTGAAGCACTGATGTCTATTTTGAGTAACTATAACACCGAATCCCTTGTCACTTCGACTTGCTCGATTCCTTTTGATAAACTTGGAAATCAATCAACTAGTGGGAAAAACATTGCTCAAAGAATTGAAAAAGCCACTCAATATGCCAACCTCGATACATATCGTGCTGTCACTCATAATAAAGGCATCATGAATGGTATTGATTCTGTTGTTATTGCAACAGGAAACGATCCGCGAGCTGTCTCGGCTGCTGCTCATGCATATGCTAGCAAGAACGGTACGTATCAAAGTATGACAGAATGGCACGTGCAAGATGAGTACTTAGTTGGGAAACTGACTTTACCGATGTCAATTGGTAGCGTGGGAGGAGCTATTTCGGTTCTTCCTATGGCACAAGCAAATTTAAATATGATGTCTATATCAACGTCTGAAGAACTTGCTAGAATAATTGTTTCAGTAGGTCTTGCTCAAAACCTTGCCGCACTAAAAGCACTGGTTAGTGATGGTATTCAAAAAGGGCATATGAAATTACATGCAAGCTCTTTAGCTATACAAGTTGGCGCCACTGGGGATGAAATAGAACAAGTCACAGAAAAACTAAGACAGTCTCCCCATATGAATACCCAAACAGCCACAGATATTTTAAACCAATTAAGACAAAAATAA